The proteins below come from a single Ovis canadensis isolate MfBH-ARS-UI-01 breed Bighorn chromosome 23, ARS-UI_OviCan_v2, whole genome shotgun sequence genomic window:
- the LOC138428248 gene encoding zinc finger and SCAN domain-containing protein 30-like has product MAGKSTALVYCAPKGQERLTVVKVEEENCVWGQDFDCQGNACSREDFRQRFRQFGYSDSAGPREALGRLRELCCQWLRPEVLSKEQILELLVLEQFLAILPEELQALFRENRPESGEDAVEMLEELEKELDEPRQQDTAHGQGMTWKEMTSVGALKSLSIQLQPLEKRGKNETQECQAFCERDGKLVADRVLTAKQEIIECVASATTIPPRRLPGETLSGQILEEALGGLDNFEKLKGSASGNKLSQFPSQEKHFSLASFTKKISTGKSFLECNESIGSLSLNSNAITQPRILAGGKLYECLDCGKAFCQSSKLIRHQRIHTGERPYVCQDCSKAFSLSSDLVRHRRIHSGEKPYGCCECGKAFRGSSELIRHRRIHTGEKPYGCGECGRAFSRSSALIQHKKIHTGDKGYECTECGKAFGRSSILMEHQRIHTGEKPYECNACVKSFNQSSALTQHQRIHTGEKPYECSECRKTFRHRSGLMQHQRTHTRV; this is encoded by the exons ATGGCAGGGAAGTCTACAGCCTTGGTCTACTGTGCTCCAAAAGGGCAGGAAAGACTCACCGTGGTGAAGGTCGAAGAGGAAAACTGTGTTTGGGGGCAGGACTTTGACTGTCAGGGAAATGCCTGTAGCCGGGAGGACTTCCGCCAGCGGTTCAGGCAGTTTGGCTACTCTGACTCCGCGGGGCCCCGGGAGGCACTGGGACGGCTCCGTGAGCTTTGCTGTCAGTGGCTGAGGCCCGAGGTGCTCAGCAAGGAGCAGATCCTGGAGCTGCTGGTGCTGGAGCAGTTCCTGGCCATCCTGCCTGAGGAGCTGCAGGCCTTGTTCCGAGAGAACCGACCAGAGAGCGGAGAGGACGCCGTGGAGATGTTGGAGGAGCTGGAAAAGGAGCTCGATGAGCCAAGACAACAG GACACAGCTCATGGCCAGGGAATGACCTGGAAGGAAATGACATCTGTGGGAGCACTGAAGTCACTGAGTATCCAGCTCCAGCCCTTGGAAAAGCGAGGCAAGAATGAGACTCAGGAGTGCCAGGCTTTCTGTGAGAGAG ATGGCAAGCTGGTGGCTGACAGAGTATTGACAGCAAAGCAAGAAATTATTGAATGTGTTGCATCAGCAACCACAATACCTCCAAGACGACTCCCTGGGGAAACTCTTTCAGGACAGATACTTGAAGAAGCTCTAGGAGGTCTGGACAATTTTGAGAAGCTGAAAGGAAGTGCTTCTGGGAACAAACTGAGTCAGTTCCCTTCCCAGGAAAAACATTTTAGCCTGGCAAGCTTCACCAAGaaaatctccacaggaaagagttTCCTGGAATGTAACGAAAGTATAGGAAGTCTCAGCCTGAACTCAAATGCTATAACACAACCGAGAATTCTTGCTGGGGGTAAGCTCTATGAGTGCTTGGACTGCGGGAAAGCCTTTTGCCAGAGCTCAAAGCTGATtagacatcagagaattcatactggagagagacCTTATGTATGTCAAGATTGTAGCAAAGCCTTTAGTCTGAGCTCAGACCTTGTTAGACATCGGAGAATTCATAGTGGTGAAAAACCCTATGGATGTTgtgaatgtggaaaagccttcagggGCAGCTCAGAGCTTATCCGGCATCggagaattcacactggagagaagccttatggATGTGGTGAATGTGGGAGAGCTTTCAGCCGGAGCTCAGCCCTTATTCAGCATAAGAAAATTCACACTGGAGACAAAGGCTATGAATGTACTGAATGTGGTAAGGCTTTCGGTAGAAGCTCTATCCTTATGGAACATCAGcgaattcacactggagagaaaccttatgaatgtaaTGCATGTGTAAAATCCTTCAATCAAAGCTCAGCCCTCACCCAGCATCAGAGGATCCACACTGGGGAAAAGCCTTATGAGTGCAGTGAGTGTAGGAAGACCTTTAGGCATAGATCAGGCCTCATGCAGCATCAGAGAACTCACACCAGAGTGTAA
- the LOC138428247 gene encoding zinc finger protein 271 isoform X1 yields the protein MASKEEITAKIEPLTEESGNPRNDVLRDSECKEFSGLGDKFNEKDQNLFKRRQHNCDECGQSFACSTGLIRHRRTHWEKPYGCDQCGKAFNVSSALVLHQRIHTGEKPYPCNWCIKSFSRSSDLIKHQRVHTGEKPYKCDECGKAFSQSSDLIIHQRIHTGEKPYQCSHCSKSFSQRSDLVKHQRIHTGEKPYTCNQCNKHFSQSSDVIKHQRIHTGEKPYKCDVCGKAFSQSSDLILHQRIHTGEKPYPCNQCNKSFSQNSDLIKHRRIHTGEKPYKCNECGKAFNQSSVLILHQRIHTGEKPYPCNQCSKTFSRLSDLINHQRIHTGEKPYPCNQCSKMFSRRSDLIKHYRIHTGEKPYECDECGKTFSQSSNLILHQRIHTGEKPYPCSDCTKSFSRRSDLVKHQRIHTGEKPYTCNQCNKSFSQSSDLTKHQRVHSGEKPYHCDCCEKAFSQSSDLILHQRIHTGEKPYPCTQCSKSFSQNSDLIKHQRIHTGEKPYKCNECGKAFSQCSALVLHQRIHTGEKPYPCDQCGKGFSRRSDLINHQRVHTSENPYKCDVCRKAFSTCTDLTEHQRIHMREKPHRCVQCSRSFSQLVDLNHHEKIHAGEDALNVGKPLVYTPTLFSTRDALPEKNLRNAVDYEKGFNQCSALMLH from the coding sequence ATGGCTTCCAAGGAGGAAATTACAGCAAAAATTGAACCATTGACTGAGGAGTCTGGCAACCCTAGAAACGATGTTCTCCGGGATTCTGAATGCAAAGAATTCTCTGGACTTGGGGATAAATTCAATGAAAAGGATCAGAACCTCTTTAAAAGAAGACAGCACAACTGTGATGAATGTGGGCAAAGCTTTGCTTGTAGTACAGGCCTTATTAGGCATCGAAGAACCCACTGGGAGAAACCCTATGGATGTGATCAGTGTGGAAAGGCCTTTAATGTGAGCTCAGCCCTGGTTCTGCATCAAAGAATTCATACCGGAGAGAAACCCTATCCTTGTAATTGGTGCATTAAAAGTTTCAGTCGGAGCTCAGACCTTATTAAACATCAAAGAGTCCACACTGGTgaaaaaccttacaaatgtgatgaatgtgggaaagccttcagtcaGAGCTCTGATCTTATTATACATCAGAGAATCCATACAGGAGAAAAACCCTATCAATGTAGTCATTGTAGTAAAAGTTTTAGCCAGCGCTCAGACCTGGTTAAACATCAGAGAatccatactggagagaagccttatacaTGTAACCAGTGTAACAAACATTTTAGTCAGAGTTCTGATGTTATAAAACATCAAAGAATCCACACTGgtgagaaaccatataaatgcgATGtgtgtggaaaagccttcagtcaGAGCTCAGATCTTATTCTACATCAGAGaatccacactggagagaaaccatatccATGTAATCAGTGTAACAAAAGTTTCAGTCAGAACTCAGACCTTATTAAACATCGAAGgatccacactggagagaaaccctataaatgtaatgaatgtggaaaagcttttaaTCAGAGCTCAGTTCTTATTCtgcatcagagaattcacactggagagaaaccctatccGTGTAATCAGTGTAGCAAAACCTTCAGTAGACTTTCAGATCTTATTAATCATCAAcgaattcacactggagagaagccttaccCATGTAACCAGTGCAGTAAAATGTTTAGTCGAAGATCGGACCTTATTAAACATTACAGAATTCATACAGGTGAGAAACCCTATGAGTGTGATGAGTGTGGGAAAACCTTTAGTCAAAGCTCAAACCTTATTCTGCATCAGAGaatccacactggagagaaaccctatccATGTAGTGATTGTACTAAAAGTTTTAGTCGTCGTTCAGACCTTGTGAAACATCAAAGAatacacactggagagaaaccgtaCACATGTAATCAGTGCAATAAAAGTTTTAGTCAAAGCTCAGACCTCACTAAACATCAGAGAGTACACTCTGGAGAAAAACCCTATCATTGTGATTGTTGTGAGAAAGCTTTCAGTCAGAGTTCTGACCTTATtcttcatcagagaattcacactggagaaaaaccatATCCATGCACACAGTGCAGCAAAAGTTTCAGTCAGAACTCAGACCTTATCAAGCACCAGAGGATCCACACCGGGGAAAAACCATATAAATGTAATGAGTGTGGGAAGGCTTTCAGTCAGTGTTCAGCTCTTGTCCTACATCAGAGGATCCATACTGGGGAGAAACCATACCCATGTGATCAATGTGGCAAAGGCTTTAGTCGGCGCTCAGATCTCATTAACCATCAAAGAGTCCACACGAGTGAAAatccatataaatgtgatgtgtgtaGAAAAGCCTTCAGCACATGCACTGATCTTACTGAACACCAGAGAATCCACATGAGAGAGAAACCACACAGGTGTGTTCAGTGCAGTAGAAGTTTTAGCCAGCTCGTTGATCTTAATCATCATGAGAAAATTCATGCTGGGGAAGACGCTTTGAATGTGGGAAAACCTTTAGTGTATACCCCAACTTTATTCAGTACTAGAGATGCTCTGCCAGAAAAAAATCTTAGGAATGCTGTTGATTATGAAAAAGGTTTTAATCAATGTTCAGCTCTCATGCTACATTAA